A window of Mycolicibacterium holsaticum DSM 44478 = JCM 12374 genomic DNA:
GTGCACGCTGTCGAACGAAGCTGAGCGAGGTGGTCTGCGGTGGCGAGCCCGGGTAGGACAAGTACGGAATCCGCTGGCGGGGATGTGCCCCAGCAGGTCACGTACGAAACACTGGAGGACGGCCAGATCGCGCGGATCTGGCTCAATCGGCCCGATGCGCAGAACGCCCAGTCGCGCACATTGCTGGTGCAATTGGACGAGGCATTCGGCCGGGCGGAAGCCGACGACCAGGTCCGAGTGGTGATCCTGGCCGCGCGGGGCAAGAACTTCTCCGCAGGCCATGATCTCGGCTCTGAAGAGGCGATGCTCGAGCGCCAGCCGGGGCCAGATCAGCATCCGACGTTTCAGGCACTCGGCGCCACCCGCGCTGCGGTCGCCGAGCGGACCTATCTGCAGGAGTGGCACTTCTTCTTCGAAAACACCCGCCGCTGGCGGGATCTGCGCAAGATCACCATCGCGCAGGTGCAGGGCAACGCGATCTCGGCGGGGCTGATGCTGGTGTGGGCGTGTGATCTGATCGTCGCCTCCGACGACGCGAAGTTCAGCGATGTCGTCGCCGTCCGGATGGGCATGCCCGGCGTCGAATATTATGCGCACCCATGGGAATTCGGTGCGCGTAAGGCCAAAGAGCTTCTGCTGACCGGTGATTCGATCGATGCAGAGGAGGCCTACCGCCTCGGCATGGTTTCCAAGGTGTTCCCGCGTGCCGAACTCGAGGACAAGACGCTGCAATTCGCCAGGCGCATCGCCGAACGTCCTACCATGGCGGCGCTGCTGGTCAAGGATTCGGTCAACGCCGCAGCCGACGCGATGGGCTTCACCGAGGCCCTGCGCCATGCGTTCCACATTCACGAACTGGGGCACGCGCACTGGGCGGCGCACAACGAGAATCGCTATCCGGTCGGGCTGCCGCCCAACGTTCCGGACTGGCGCACGTTGGGCGCACCGAAGCCCGCCCGCCGCGACGAACCGTGACGTATAACTGTTCTAATTAGCTTAGCGAAGGAG
This region includes:
- a CDS encoding enoyl-CoA hydratase is translated as MASPGRTSTESAGGDVPQQVTYETLEDGQIARIWLNRPDAQNAQSRTLLVQLDEAFGRAEADDQVRVVILAARGKNFSAGHDLGSEEAMLERQPGPDQHPTFQALGATRAAVAERTYLQEWHFFFENTRRWRDLRKITIAQVQGNAISAGLMLVWACDLIVASDDAKFSDVVAVRMGMPGVEYYAHPWEFGARKAKELLLTGDSIDAEEAYRLGMVSKVFPRAELEDKTLQFARRIAERPTMAALLVKDSVNAAADAMGFTEALRHAFHIHELGHAHWAAHNENRYPVGLPPNVPDWRTLGAPKPARRDEP